The following proteins are encoded in a genomic region of Gimesia algae:
- a CDS encoding tetratricopeptide repeat protein, with product MKWNLSACCLNLSLAILIVPFLHSEVCLSQDAKPTVKPETPSAETLEKRKEALAHAQQGQALLKQKDWKGAITEFEKSVELQPENSMLHYLLSVAYLEGSQASKSWIEIRKAVQLDTENKRAAQDFYKFWSFFDRKGILNVGTPEVEVLKFLGKPDSQRENKGETQLIYGFMWLNFRNASLYAVIDTRGLSAKYMSAIKSMKFHLGAPWREGYRMMNSTSALTEFVLPEETVQKYQQLFSTQRLFKLGEQLSAREMMNRMKTLVEKSYELEEWNVIEDGENDILYEWRVAKSDKTPAQHEINRMVRGGRDLHRLGYVTRKLPLKAADREQWINKLKAAELILAHPETAKLTVAQKQELVDQLKLKSREIIEKQLQYIREGDVASMQPYFTERVRKLITKESLNQAKAQAESATPEELVHDIEIQEIDGTLQAKIKMKNGRTLTTLIPVNGKWEADTIWFE from the coding sequence ATGAAATGGAACCTGTCTGCCTGCTGCCTCAACCTTTCGCTGGCGATACTGATCGTCCCGTTTCTGCACTCCGAAGTCTGTCTGTCTCAAGACGCGAAGCCCACAGTGAAGCCGGAAACTCCGTCTGCCGAGACGCTGGAAAAACGAAAAGAAGCATTGGCTCATGCGCAACAGGGACAGGCACTGCTCAAGCAGAAAGACTGGAAAGGTGCAATCACTGAATTCGAAAAATCAGTTGAATTACAGCCTGAAAACAGCATGTTACATTATCTGCTGAGTGTTGCATATCTGGAAGGTTCCCAGGCCAGTAAAAGCTGGATTGAGATCCGCAAAGCGGTCCAGTTGGACACCGAAAATAAACGGGCAGCTCAGGATTTCTATAAATTCTGGAGTTTTTTCGATCGTAAAGGGATCCTGAATGTCGGGACGCCAGAGGTTGAAGTGCTCAAATTCCTGGGGAAACCTGACAGTCAGCGGGAGAATAAAGGTGAAACCCAGTTAATTTACGGATTCATGTGGCTCAACTTTCGTAATGCGAGTCTGTATGCCGTGATAGATACACGGGGATTGTCAGCGAAATATATGTCCGCCATCAAGTCGATGAAATTTCATCTGGGGGCTCCCTGGCGGGAAGGCTATCGCATGATGAATTCAACCAGCGCGCTGACCGAATTCGTGCTTCCCGAAGAAACAGTCCAGAAGTATCAGCAACTGTTCTCCACACAACGTCTGTTCAAACTCGGCGAGCAGCTCTCTGCCAGGGAAATGATGAACCGTATGAAGACCCTGGTTGAAAAGTCGTATGAACTGGAAGAGTGGAATGTCATTGAGGACGGTGAGAATGATATTCTGTATGAATGGCGGGTTGCCAAAAGTGACAAAACACCCGCACAGCATGAGATCAACAGAATGGTGCGCGGCGGGCGGGATCTGCATCGCCTGGGATATGTCACACGAAAACTGCCTCTCAAAGCAGCTGATCGTGAGCAATGGATCAACAAGCTGAAGGCAGCGGAGCTGATTCTGGCTCATCCCGAAACAGCGAAACTGACGGTCGCTCAGAAACAGGAACTGGTAGATCAGCTGAAACTGAAATCGAGGGAGATTATCGAGAAGCAATTGCAGTATATTCGTGAGGGAGATGTGGCCTCCATGCAGCCTTATTTTACGGAGCGTGTCAGAAAGTTGATCACAAAAGAATCACTCAATCAAGCGAAAGCACAAGCTGAATCAGCCACACCGGAGGAACTCGTCCATGATATTGAAATCCAGGAAATCGACGGGACTCTCCAGGCAAAAATCAAGATGAAAAATGGTCGAACACTGACGACACTGATCCCCGTCAATGGAAAATGGGAAGCCGACACAATCTGGTTTGAGTAA
- a CDS encoding tetratricopeptide repeat protein, which translates to MRYWILRLRLCSFVCLVCAIGIIQGEEPLVNPKADEETARLQLKLKQTIKQLSEQIESTPGETALYSRRGDAYFFNGDFKAAVADYNKMVELNPSISAAHWRRGIACYYAKQYTEAAKQFENYHSFDNVDRENGIWRFFSQYKAKGAAAAQQGLLKYEKDDREPFPDLYRMFQGKTAPETVVKNIESAKIDAQERSKRYFYAYLYIGLNESLQGHQEQARKFLKKSVENDWGPAAGFGPNYMWHTGRLELQLLTGPNRKPETKSE; encoded by the coding sequence ATGCGATACTGGATTTTGCGATTGAGGCTCTGTTCCTTCGTCTGCCTGGTTTGTGCGATAGGGATAATTCAGGGGGAAGAACCGCTGGTCAATCCTAAAGCAGATGAGGAAACAGCCCGGTTGCAGCTCAAATTGAAACAGACGATCAAGCAACTGTCTGAGCAAATCGAATCGACGCCTGGAGAGACAGCCCTCTATTCCCGCCGCGGTGATGCCTACTTCTTTAATGGAGATTTCAAGGCAGCAGTCGCTGATTACAACAAAATGGTCGAGCTGAACCCTTCGATCTCCGCCGCTCACTGGAGACGGGGGATTGCCTGTTATTATGCGAAACAGTATACAGAAGCGGCGAAACAGTTCGAAAACTATCATTCATTTGATAACGTCGATCGTGAAAATGGCATCTGGCGGTTCTTTTCACAGTACAAGGCTAAAGGTGCCGCTGCAGCGCAGCAGGGACTCCTCAAGTATGAAAAGGACGATCGTGAACCTTTTCCCGATCTGTATCGGATGTTTCAAGGCAAGACGGCTCCGGAAACCGTTGTAAAAAATATTGAGTCCGCAAAGATTGATGCACAGGAACGCAGCAAACGCTATTTTTATGCGTATCTCTATATCGGCTTAAATGAATCGCTGCAGGGACACCAGGAACAGGCGCGGAAATTTCTCAAAAAGTCAGTTGAGAATGACTGGGGCCCGGCTGCCGGGTTTGGCCCGAATTATATGTGGCATACCGGGCGGCTTGAGCTACAATTACTGACAGGGCCGAACAGGAAACCGGAAACAAAGTCGGAATAA
- a CDS encoding sulfatase family protein — protein sequence MHRFLLALSLVLLSYLCHSHDVQAADQRPNILWIIAEDMGPELGCYGTPEVKTPTLDRLAKNGMQFQNAFTVTPVCSTSRSSFMTGMYAMSIDAQNHRSHREGTNPLPEGVRVITDWFRPAGYTTANIKNLTDDKKLAKFYKGTGKTDWNFTYPKGKQPFDLKDWDELKQHQPFYAQINFSETHRGGAWNTSHEHIGYQADPAKVEIPPYYPDHAVTRGVWAQYLNAVMAVDKKVAFIMDLLKRDKLDKNTIVVFLGDHGRAMPRGKQWPYDSGLHIPLIIYWPEGNSALPVPAHYQRGQKSEQLISSIDLSATSLAVAGITKPEKMQGQVFLGAQAEPPRECLFGGRDRGDETVFNIRTVRDKQYRYLRNKYPERPFLQINRYKEKSYPIIGLLRDLQSRGELIGPPLKLMAETRPEEELYDLTLDPWETNNLVDSPAHQETKQRMASALNTWMEEIDDQGRIPEDPSIPEYWDERAIRVYSDNLKNRPKDWFLRDAALGPYKVESKKDD from the coding sequence ATGCATCGATTTCTGCTCGCGCTTAGTCTTGTTCTTCTCTCGTACCTCTGTCATAGCCATGATGTGCAGGCCGCAGACCAGCGGCCCAATATTCTATGGATCATCGCCGAAGACATGGGACCCGAGCTGGGCTGTTATGGAACTCCCGAAGTCAAAACGCCGACGTTGGATCGTCTGGCAAAAAACGGGATGCAGTTCCAGAACGCATTCACGGTGACTCCTGTCTGTTCTACCAGTCGCTCCTCATTTATGACGGGCATGTATGCGATGTCGATCGACGCACAGAATCATCGCTCGCATCGTGAGGGAACGAATCCGCTGCCTGAAGGCGTGCGGGTCATCACCGACTGGTTCCGTCCTGCCGGCTATACGACGGCAAACATTAAAAATCTGACGGACGATAAAAAGCTGGCAAAGTTTTACAAGGGGACTGGTAAGACCGACTGGAACTTCACGTACCCCAAAGGCAAACAGCCCTTTGATCTCAAGGACTGGGACGAATTAAAGCAGCATCAACCGTTCTATGCACAAATCAATTTTTCGGAAACGCATCGAGGCGGAGCCTGGAATACGTCTCACGAACACATCGGCTATCAGGCGGACCCTGCCAAAGTTGAGATTCCGCCTTACTATCCCGATCATGCCGTCACCCGCGGCGTGTGGGCACAATATCTGAATGCGGTGATGGCGGTGGATAAGAAAGTCGCCTTCATCATGGATTTATTGAAGCGGGACAAGCTCGACAAGAATACAATTGTGGTTTTCCTGGGCGATCATGGCCGGGCCATGCCGCGCGGCAAACAGTGGCCTTACGACAGCGGCTTGCATATTCCTCTCATCATTTACTGGCCCGAAGGAAATTCTGCACTACCAGTTCCCGCACATTACCAGCGGGGTCAAAAAAGTGAGCAGCTCATTTCTTCCATCGATTTGAGTGCCACCTCTTTAGCGGTCGCCGGCATCACCAAGCCTGAAAAAATGCAGGGCCAGGTCTTCCTGGGCGCACAGGCAGAGCCACCACGCGAATGCCTGTTTGGCGGACGCGATCGAGGCGATGAAACGGTGTTTAACATTCGCACGGTGCGAGACAAGCAATATCGCTACCTGCGAAACAAGTATCCCGAACGGCCGTTCCTGCAGATCAATCGTTACAAGGAAAAGTCGTATCCGATTATCGGACTCTTACGAGATCTGCAGAGCAGAGGAGAACTGATCGGGCCGCCTCTCAAACTGATGGCGGAGACTCGACCGGAAGAAGAGTTGTATGATTTAACGCTGGATCCCTGGGAGACGAATAACCTGGTAGATTCTCCGGCACATCAGGAGACGAAGCAAAGAATGGCATCTGCTTTGAATACCTGGATGGAAGAAATCGATGACCAAGGCCGCATTCCGGAAGATCCTTCCATTCCCGAATACTGGGACGAACGGGCAATTCGCGTCTATTCAGACAATCTCAAGAACCGCCCCAAAGACTGGTTTCTCAGAGATGCGGCTCTGGGGCCTTATAAAGTTGAAAGTAAGAAAGACGATTAA
- a CDS encoding type II toxin-antitoxin system RelE/ParE family toxin produces MILRINDLLQQLATHPGMGAKQDQYRKDLRCFPIGNYLIFYEPVENGIQVLRILHGARQWEDLL; encoded by the coding sequence TTGATCTTGCGAATCAATGATTTACTCCAGCAACTGGCCACTCATCCGGGGATGGGAGCAAAGCAGGATCAATATCGTAAGGACCTTCGCTGTTTTCCCATCGGCAACTATCTTATTTTCTATGAACCTGTCGAAAATGGAATTCAGGTACTTCGCATCCTACATGGTGCAAGACAGTGGGAAGATTTGCTGTAA
- the cysC gene encoding adenylyl-sulfate kinase: protein MAEQKATNVTWHDHRVTKEERCKQNGHKGAVLWFTGLSGSGKSTIANTVDHKLFEMGKHTFVLDGDNIRMGLNKNLGFSPEDRTENIRRIGEVSKLYTDAGILVMTAFISPYLEDRDQVREIMGEGEFIEVLVQASLETCEERDPKGLYKKARAGEIKGFTGIDAPYEAPEKPELVLDSDAKGIDELADEVVAYLESKGYLTYA from the coding sequence ATGGCCGAGCAAAAAGCCACTAACGTGACCTGGCATGATCACCGTGTAACTAAAGAAGAACGCTGCAAACAAAATGGACACAAAGGCGCTGTCCTGTGGTTTACCGGTCTCAGTGGATCCGGCAAAAGTACGATCGCTAATACCGTCGATCACAAACTGTTCGAAATGGGCAAGCATACGTTTGTTCTGGATGGCGACAACATCCGAATGGGATTGAACAAGAACCTGGGCTTCTCTCCCGAAGACCGTACCGAGAACATCCGCCGCATCGGTGAAGTTTCCAAACTGTATACCGACGCCGGCATTCTGGTCATGACCGCTTTCATTTCCCCTTATCTCGAAGACCGTGATCAGGTTCGGGAAATCATGGGTGAAGGCGAGTTCATCGAAGTTCTGGTACAGGCCTCTCTGGAAACCTGTGAAGAACGCGATCCTAAAGGGCTCTACAAAAAAGCCCGCGCTGGCGAAATCAAAGGGTTCACCGGAATCGATGCTCCTTATGAAGCACCAGAAAAACCAGAACTGGTTCTGGATTCCGACGCCAAAGGCATCGACGAACTCGCTGACGAAGTCGTCGCTTACCTCGAATCAAAAGGTTATCTGACCTACGCGTAA
- the hisG gene encoding ATP phosphoribosyltransferase, whose product MSDKVLKLGIPAGSLQESTAELFKRAGYVIKFSSRSYYPTIDDDEIECLLIRAQEMARYVDQGILDAGITGYDWILETNADVQEICELQFSKVSRRPVRWVLCVPEDSPIQSVKDLEGKRIATEVVGMTERYLEKHGVKANVEFSWGATEVKPPKLADAIVEVTETGSSLRANNLRIVEELMQSTTRFIANKQAYEDPWKREKLENIAMMLESCLAAEGKVCVMMNVVRTDLEKVLNLLPALQKPTVSSLSDPDWVAISTIMEESVVRTIVPKLKAAGACGIVEYQISKIID is encoded by the coding sequence ATGTCCGACAAGGTCTTAAAACTCGGTATTCCCGCGGGAAGTTTACAGGAATCGACGGCTGAACTCTTCAAACGAGCCGGCTATGTCATCAAATTTTCATCCCGTTCCTACTACCCGACGATTGATGATGACGAAATCGAGTGCCTGCTGATCCGGGCGCAGGAGATGGCCCGCTACGTCGATCAGGGAATCCTGGATGCAGGGATTACCGGTTACGACTGGATCCTGGAAACCAATGCCGACGTTCAGGAAATCTGCGAACTACAGTTCTCCAAAGTCAGCCGCCGTCCGGTCCGCTGGGTACTCTGTGTGCCTGAAGATTCACCCATCCAGTCGGTCAAAGACCTTGAGGGTAAACGCATTGCCACCGAAGTCGTCGGCATGACAGAACGCTACCTGGAAAAGCATGGCGTGAAAGCCAATGTGGAATTTTCCTGGGGTGCGACAGAAGTCAAACCTCCCAAGCTGGCTGATGCGATTGTCGAGGTGACCGAAACCGGTTCTTCACTGCGGGCCAACAACCTGCGGATCGTGGAAGAGTTGATGCAGAGCACAACCCGGTTCATCGCCAACAAACAGGCATACGAAGATCCCTGGAAGCGCGAGAAGCTTGAGAACATCGCGATGATGCTGGAATCCTGCCTGGCTGCAGAAGGTAAAGTCTGCGTGATGATGAACGTGGTTCGCACCGATCTGGAGAAAGTTCTGAATCTGCTGCCGGCATTGCAGAAGCCGACGGTTTCTTCACTCTCCGATCCGGACTGGGTCGCTATCAGCACGATCATGGAAGAATCGGTAGTCCGTACGATTGTTCCCAAACTGAAAGCAGCGGGCGCATGTGGCATTGTGGAATATCAGATTTCCAAAATCATCGACTGA
- a CDS encoding amino acid kinase family protein: MKISVLKLGGSLFDLPDLKNRLSEFLRQLKNSKPLLICGGGSTADLVRHWDAVHQLDATTAHWLAIAAMKLNERLLCQLLPSACVVSNQENAEQAWQQNQIPILCAEHYLQTTTSEDFEQLPASWDVTSDSIAAWVTLTWPADELILLKSIELPAEFTVASLAAVGAVDAYLPVLADQLPALRWYNLRTDQLPVAATTVIRGSSFQSTNATGPA, from the coding sequence ATGAAGATCAGTGTCTTAAAACTCGGAGGCAGCCTGTTCGATCTTCCTGATCTGAAAAACAGGCTCTCTGAGTTTCTGAGACAGCTGAAGAATAGCAAACCTCTGCTGATTTGTGGTGGTGGCAGCACCGCCGATCTGGTACGCCACTGGGATGCCGTTCATCAGTTGGATGCCACCACCGCACACTGGCTGGCGATTGCGGCGATGAAATTGAATGAACGACTGTTGTGCCAGCTACTGCCGAGTGCTTGTGTTGTCTCAAATCAGGAAAATGCAGAACAGGCCTGGCAGCAGAATCAGATTCCCATACTCTGTGCGGAACATTACCTGCAAACGACAACTTCAGAAGATTTCGAACAGTTACCCGCATCCTGGGATGTGACCAGTGATTCCATCGCGGCCTGGGTGACATTAACCTGGCCCGCGGATGAGCTGATCCTGCTGAAGTCAATTGAATTACCCGCCGAGTTTACGGTGGCGTCACTGGCTGCTGTGGGAGCCGTCGATGCTTACCTGCCTGTGCTCGCAGATCAACTGCCTGCTTTACGCTGGTACAATCTGCGAACAGATCAATTGCCGGTCGCTGCCACCACCGTGATCAGAGGCAGCAGTTTCCAGAGTACAAACGCGACCGGACCGGCATAA
- a CDS encoding phosphatidate cytidylyltransferase has product MLGWRLLVSVILIPLLFGLFYLDQRAGTSAPYLYGLCCLIVFRGCWELTRLLTVRNLQPGYAIVSLLSLLICTLAWLPYFSDSDAGSAQESSLALMSVGFSISILLIFLKGAIRFQEPGQSMENMGAEILSVSYLGFLLAILAELRWVAGPETGYLALGSLIISAKMGDIGGYTFGRLWGKKKLVPRLSPGKTWVGGFGAIFGAAIGSLLWFQFTPALFNSLWTGSSWLWAILFGAIIGLVGLVGDLCESLIKRDVGKKDSAELLPGFGGLLDLLDSPLYAGPVAFVLWKLLPLITVVAATGN; this is encoded by the coding sequence ATGCTGGGCTGGCGGTTACTCGTTTCAGTGATCCTGATTCCACTCCTGTTCGGTCTGTTTTATCTGGATCAACGCGCGGGGACTTCTGCTCCCTATCTGTATGGTTTGTGTTGCCTGATTGTCTTTCGAGGTTGTTGGGAATTAACGCGCCTGTTGACGGTGCGCAATCTGCAGCCCGGATATGCCATCGTCAGTCTGCTTTCATTGTTGATCTGCACGCTGGCCTGGTTGCCTTATTTCAGTGATTCCGATGCAGGCAGCGCACAAGAGAGCTCGCTGGCGCTGATGTCGGTCGGCTTTTCCATCTCAATTCTGTTAATCTTTCTGAAAGGGGCGATCCGCTTTCAGGAGCCGGGACAGAGTATGGAAAACATGGGGGCGGAAATACTCTCTGTTTCCTATTTGGGCTTTCTTCTGGCGATACTGGCGGAACTACGCTGGGTGGCAGGACCAGAGACCGGTTACCTGGCATTAGGTTCATTAATCATCAGCGCTAAAATGGGAGACATTGGCGGTTATACTTTTGGTCGATTGTGGGGGAAGAAAAAACTGGTGCCGCGACTCAGTCCGGGGAAGACCTGGGTAGGTGGATTCGGTGCCATTTTCGGAGCCGCGATCGGATCGCTGCTCTGGTTTCAATTTACGCCTGCTTTGTTTAATTCACTCTGGACTGGCAGCAGCTGGCTGTGGGCGATCCTGTTTGGAGCCATCATCGGTCTGGTGGGACTGGTCGGGGATCTGTGTGAATCGTTGATCAAACGGGATGTCGGGAAAAAAGACTCCGCGGAACTACTGCCCGGATTTGGCGGTCTGCTCGATCTGCTGGATAGCCCGCTTTATGCCGGTCCGGTCGCGTTTGTACTCTGGAAACTGCTGCCTCTGATCACGGTGGTGGCAGCGACCGGCAATTGA
- a CDS encoding isoprenyl transferase, whose protein sequence is MPAISEQDGESLGLESQQLPRHIAIIMDGNGRWASRRGFPRIEGHRQGVNSVRTVVEESTRLGIGQLTLYCLSSENWKRPALELNLLMQLLKKFVIGEREEIMRQNIRFTTIGRRSDLPRDVLVEVDKTIRESQDNTGMQLCLALNYGSRSEIVDAVKSIVADVEEGNLKQEEINEEVISAHLYTAGMPDPDLVIRTAGEMRVSNFLLWQISYAELWVTQTYWPDFKVADYWQALRDFASRDRRFGGLKG, encoded by the coding sequence GTGCCCGCCATATCGGAACAAGATGGGGAGTCGCTGGGGCTGGAGTCACAGCAACTGCCGCGACATATTGCGATCATCATGGATGGCAATGGTCGCTGGGCTTCTCGGCGTGGCTTTCCACGCATTGAGGGGCATCGTCAGGGGGTAAACAGTGTGCGCACGGTCGTGGAAGAATCCACGCGTCTGGGAATCGGACAACTTACGCTGTATTGCCTCAGTAGCGAGAACTGGAAGCGACCGGCACTGGAACTCAATCTACTGATGCAGCTGTTAAAAAAGTTTGTTATCGGTGAACGTGAAGAGATTATGCGTCAGAATATTCGCTTCACTACCATCGGTCGTCGCAGTGATCTGCCCCGCGATGTACTGGTCGAAGTCGATAAAACGATTCGCGAAAGCCAGGACAATACCGGAATGCAGCTCTGTCTGGCGTTGAACTATGGCAGTCGATCGGAAATTGTGGACGCCGTCAAATCAATTGTCGCCGATGTGGAAGAGGGAAACCTGAAACAGGAAGAGATTAATGAAGAAGTGATCTCAGCACATCTTTATACCGCTGGTATGCCCGACCCCGATCTCGTCATTCGTACTGCGGGAGAAATGCGGGTCAGCAATTTTCTATTATGGCAGATCAGCTATGCCGAGTTATGGGTGACCCAAACATACTGGCCAGACTTCAAAGTTGCTGATTACTGGCAGGCCCTGCGTGACTTTGCCTCCCGTGACCGCCGCTTTGGTGGTTTGAAAGGATAA
- a CDS encoding carbon storage regulator, protein MHIISRGANESILIGEHTIVKVLEVCEDRVKLSIETPGAEPAYWEETVYLDHSEELESVEISG, encoded by the coding sequence ATGCATATTATCTCTCGTGGTGCGAATGAGAGTATCCTCATTGGGGAACATACGATTGTTAAAGTACTTGAAGTGTGTGAGGATCGCGTCAAACTGTCCATTGAGACACCGGGAGCGGAACCTGCCTATTGGGAGGAAACGGTGTACCTGGACCACTCTGAAGAATTAGAGTCCGTCGAAATCAGTGGCTGA